A genomic window from Martelella lutilitoris includes:
- the rsmD gene encoding 16S rRNA (guanine(966)-N(2))-methyltransferase RsmD, giving the protein MRIVGGEFRGRSLATPKSSEIRPTTDRTRESLFNILAHGYPDAVEGARVLELFAGTGAVGLEAVSRGARAATFVENGVEGRGLIWANIEALGLAGRTRIMRRDATKLGSVGKLEPYDLLFADPPYGKGLGEKAIAAAGEGGWLKPDALVILEETADVSPALPSAFAPLEEREFGDTRMHFYRYQP; this is encoded by the coding sequence ATGCGGATCGTCGGCGGTGAGTTTCGCGGGCGTTCGCTCGCGACTCCGAAATCCTCTGAGATCAGGCCGACGACGGATCGCACCCGCGAAAGCCTGTTCAACATCCTGGCCCATGGCTACCCGGATGCGGTGGAGGGCGCGCGCGTGCTGGAGCTTTTCGCGGGCACCGGCGCGGTGGGCCTCGAAGCCGTCTCACGCGGGGCAAGGGCCGCGACCTTTGTCGAAAACGGCGTCGAGGGGCGCGGTCTGATCTGGGCCAATATCGAAGCGCTCGGGCTCGCAGGCCGCACCCGCATCATGCGCCGGGATGCAACGAAGCTCGGCAGCGTCGGCAAGCTGGAGCCCTATGATCTGCTGTTTGCCGACCCGCCCTATGGCAAGGGGCTCGGCGAAAAGGCGATTGCGGCGGCCGGCGAGGGCGGATGGCTGAAACCGGATGCGCTCGTCATTCTGGAGGAGACGGCCGACGTCAGCCCTGCGCTTCCTTCGGCATTTGCGCCGTTGGAAGAGCGCGAATTCGGCGATACGCGGATGCATTTCTACCGGTACCAGCCTTAG
- a CDS encoding FecCD family ABC transporter permease: MVVIDTLTSAGRRLNWRESGDRSHIAAFTILVLAVASVFAVLVSVANGASDASVFDVGRAILTGNADDALAARDRIIVFDIRLPRAIMGFLVGASLAVCGTAMQGLFRNPLADPGLVGVSAGAGLGAVVMIVLGGTVAAPLTNLLGFYALPAAAFLGGLATTLTLYRIATRHGQTSVATMLLAGIALSALAGAATGFLVYLANDQQLRDLTFWSMGSLAGATWTKIWAIAPIMLAAFAVLPFMARGLNAITLGEATAYHIGIPVQRLKNITIVAVAAATGAGVAVSGGIGFVGIVVPHLLRLVIGPDHRYLLPASALLGGALLVLADLFARTIVAPAELPIGIITATAGGPFFLWILLKNRSRLNL; the protein is encoded by the coding sequence ATGGTGGTGATCGACACGCTGACATCGGCCGGAAGGCGGCTCAACTGGCGCGAAAGCGGCGACCGCTCGCATATCGCGGCTTTCACCATACTGGTGCTTGCCGTGGCCTCGGTCTTCGCGGTTCTGGTCTCCGTGGCCAACGGCGCATCGGATGCCTCGGTCTTCGATGTCGGTCGGGCTATCCTCACCGGCAATGCGGATGATGCACTCGCCGCGCGCGACCGCATCATCGTCTTCGATATCCGTTTGCCCCGCGCCATCATGGGCTTTCTGGTGGGCGCATCGCTCGCGGTCTGCGGCACGGCCATGCAGGGCCTCTTTCGCAATCCGCTGGCGGACCCCGGCCTGGTCGGCGTTTCCGCCGGCGCGGGCCTTGGCGCGGTGGTGATGATCGTGCTCGGCGGCACGGTCGCCGCGCCGCTGACCAATCTCCTCGGCTTCTATGCTCTTCCCGCCGCCGCCTTCCTGGGCGGACTGGCAACCACGCTGACGCTTTACCGGATCGCGACGCGGCACGGCCAGACATCCGTTGCCACCATGCTGCTTGCGGGCATTGCGCTGTCCGCTCTGGCCGGAGCCGCCACCGGCTTTCTCGTCTACCTTGCCAATGACCAGCAATTGCGCGACCTCACCTTCTGGTCGATGGGATCGCTCGCCGGCGCCACCTGGACCAAGATCTGGGCGATCGCGCCGATCATGCTGGCGGCCTTTGCCGTCCTGCCTTTCATGGCGCGCGGGCTCAACGCCATCACGCTTGGCGAGGCGACGGCCTACCACATCGGCATTCCCGTGCAGCGGCTGAAGAACATTACCATTGTCGCGGTGGCGGCCGCGACCGGCGCGGGCGTTGCCGTTTCCGGCGGCATCGGCTTTGTCGGCATCGTCGTGCCGCATCTCCTGCGCCTCGTCATCGGCCCGGACCATCGCTATCTGCTTCCGGCCTCCGCCCTTCTCGGCGGCGCGCTTCTGGTGCTGGCCGATCTGTTCGCGCGCACCATCGTCGCGCCCGCCGAACTGCCGATCGGCATCATCACCGCAACCGCCGGCGGCCCCTTCTTCCTGTGGATCCTCTTGAAGAACCGCTCGCGCCTCAACCTGTGA
- a CDS encoding GNAT family N-acetyltransferase → MNHLIRPAERADAATIYRFVCELAEFEKALDKVETTEEGLAEAIFGEGSVTGGLIAEIDGKPAGFAVYYFTFSTWQGRNGIYLEDLYVSPEFRGAGLGKALMRAVAEVAVTRNCGRMEWSVLDWNVDAIRVYDGVGGKPQSEWIRYRLEDEALSAFAGQ, encoded by the coding sequence ATGAACCATTTGATCCGGCCGGCAGAGCGCGCCGACGCGGCTACCATTTATCGCTTTGTCTGCGAGCTCGCCGAATTCGAAAAGGCGCTGGACAAGGTCGAGACCACCGAAGAGGGGCTCGCCGAGGCGATCTTCGGCGAGGGCTCGGTGACGGGCGGCCTGATTGCCGAGATTGACGGCAAGCCCGCCGGTTTCGCGGTCTATTATTTTACCTTCTCCACCTGGCAGGGGCGCAACGGCATCTATCTGGAAGACCTCTATGTGTCGCCGGAGTTTCGCGGCGCGGGGCTGGGCAAGGCGCTGATGCGCGCCGTTGCCGAGGTTGCGGTGACAAGGAATTGCGGCCGCATGGAATGGAGCGTGCTCGACTGGAATGTCGATGCGATCCGCGTTTATGACGGCGTCGGCGGCAAGCCGCAGAGCGAATGGATCCGCTACCGCCTGGAAGACGAGGCGCTCTCGGCCTTTGCCGGCCAATGA
- a CDS encoding heme/hemin ABC transporter substrate-binding protein: MSAILSALKTAPLIAGLLLADATTASAAEPLEDTSALVTIGGSVTEIVYALGAGDAVIGRDTTSTYPPEALALPDIGYMRQLSPEGILSVNPSAIISIEGAGPPETMEVMEKADVDLAIVPEDYSRDGIIGKVTAIGTLLGLEDRASTLADEIAAELDPILARNAARAPDERKSAIFILSLRGGKVMGSGTGTAANGVIEAAGLENAFGDIEGYKTLSDEAVIEAAPDVILLMDGAAGNHVPKNEDIASQPALALTPAGEAMAIYRIDPVGMMNFGPRFGENLSKLTAEIYGE, from the coding sequence ATGTCTGCCATCTTATCCGCGCTGAAGACCGCGCCCCTCATCGCCGGCCTTCTTCTGGCCGACGCCACGACGGCATCGGCCGCCGAGCCGCTCGAGGATACGTCGGCGCTCGTCACCATCGGCGGCTCCGTCACCGAGATCGTCTACGCGCTCGGCGCGGGCGATGCCGTGATCGGCCGCGACACGACCAGCACCTATCCGCCGGAAGCGCTCGCGCTCCCCGATATCGGCTATATGCGCCAGCTTTCCCCGGAGGGTATCCTCTCCGTCAATCCCTCCGCCATCATCAGCATCGAGGGCGCCGGGCCGCCGGAGACGATGGAGGTGATGGAGAAGGCCGATGTCGACCTCGCCATCGTTCCCGAAGACTACAGCCGAGACGGCATCATCGGGAAGGTCACCGCCATTGGCACGCTACTTGGCCTTGAGGACAGGGCCAGTACGCTTGCCGACGAGATCGCCGCCGAACTGGATCCGATTCTCGCCAGAAACGCCGCACGCGCGCCGGACGAAAGAAAGAGCGCGATCTTCATCCTCAGCCTGCGCGGCGGCAAGGTGATGGGATCGGGCACAGGCACGGCCGCCAATGGCGTGATCGAGGCCGCGGGCCTCGAAAATGCTTTCGGCGATATCGAGGGCTACAAGACGCTGTCCGACGAGGCAGTCATCGAGGCGGCCCCCGATGTCATTCTGCTGATGGATGGCGCGGCCGGCAACCACGTACCGAAGAACGAGGATATCGCATCCCAGCCGGCCCTGGCCCTGACGCCGGCCGGCGAGGCCATGGCGATCTACCGCATCGATCCGGTCGGCATGATGAATTTCGGCCCGCGCTTCGGCGAGAACCTGTCGAAGCTGACGGCTGAAATCTACGGAGAATAA
- a CDS encoding nucleoside deaminase translates to MAAGSDFMALALDEAEAAGARGEVPIGAVIALDGTVIAAAGNRTRELNDPTAHAEILAIRAACEIIGSERLPGAHLYVTLEPCAMCAAAISFARIARLYYGAADPKGGGVDHGGRFFDQPTCHHRPEVYSGFSETRAAALLKDFFSERR, encoded by the coding sequence ATGGCCGCGGGCAGCGATTTCATGGCATTGGCGCTCGATGAGGCGGAGGCCGCCGGCGCGCGCGGCGAGGTGCCGATCGGCGCCGTCATCGCGCTGGACGGAACGGTCATCGCCGCGGCCGGCAACCGCACGCGCGAACTGAATGACCCCACGGCCCATGCCGAAATCCTCGCCATCCGCGCCGCATGCGAGATCATCGGCTCGGAACGGCTTCCCGGCGCCCATCTCTACGTCACGCTTGAACCCTGCGCCATGTGCGCGGCGGCGATCTCGTTCGCCCGCATTGCGCGGCTCTACTATGGCGCTGCAGATCCGAAGGGCGGCGGCGTCGATCACGGCGGCCGCTTCTTCGACCAGCCGACCTGCCACCATCGGCCGGAGGTCTATTCCGGCTTTTCGGAAACCCGCGCTGCGGCGCTTCTGAAGGACTTCTTCAGCGAGCGTCGCTAG
- the ileS gene encoding isoleucine--tRNA ligase produces MSDTRDTIDYSQTLYLPKTDFPMRAGLPKKEPELVARWEEINLYRKMREDAAGREKFVLHDGPPYANGNIHIGHALNKILKDVITRSFQMRGYDSNYVPGWDCHGLPIEWKIEEAYRAKGQNKDEVPINEFRQECRDFAQHWIDVQTAEFKRLGIEGDFEKPYTTMAFHAEARIAGELLKIAKSGQLYRGSKPVMWSVVERTALAEAEVEYHEVQSDTIWVKFPVVEASVNEARRLNDPDKASERLAQLKSAFVLIWTTTPWTIPGNRAISYSPNVAYGLYEVTAAENEYGPQQGERVVLANSLYEECAAKAKVKLEMLTHLESDEVASITCAHPLAALGYNFEVPLLAGNHVTDDAGTGFVHTAPGHGREDFDAWMDRARDLEARGVSAKIPFTVGDDGFYTDEAPGFGPSAEGGAARVMDDNGKKGDANDRVIKALIAADRLFARGRIKHDYPHSWRSKKPVIFRNTPQWFVYMDKDLGDQTTLRSRALSAIDDTRFVPAAGKNRLNGMITTKPDWVLSRQRAWGVPVCLFANKAGEVLVDEAVNRRILEAFENEGADAWFAEGARERFLGSRANEEWEMVTDILDVWFDSGSTHSFVLEDRPDLKWPADVYLEGSDQHRGWFQSSLLVGCATRGRAPYNAVVTHGFTMDEQGRKQSKSLGNQVFPQDVMAKSGADILRLWVMTTDYWEDQRLGETIIKTNVDTYRKLRNTLRWMLGTLAHDEGEEIAIPEMPELERLMLHRLAELDQLVRKGYDDFEFKKIARALTDFANIELSAFYFDVRKDALYCDAPSSLRRRSALVVIRRLFDCLVTWLAPMLPFTMEEAWLSRNPEAVSVHLEQFPTVPADWKDEALAAKWLKVREVRKVVTGALEVERRDKRIGSSLEAAPVVYVNDKTLLAALDDRDFEEICITSAITVKEGEGPVEAFRLPDVANVAVVPALAEGRKCARSWRITDDVGSDPDYPDVSARDAAALRELAGKA; encoded by the coding sequence ATGAGCGATACAAGAGACACGATCGACTATTCCCAAACCCTCTACCTGCCGAAGACGGACTTCCCGATGCGCGCGGGCCTTCCCAAGAAGGAGCCCGAGCTTGTCGCCCGCTGGGAGGAGATCAATCTTTACAGGAAGATGCGCGAGGACGCCGCCGGGCGCGAGAAATTCGTGCTGCATGACGGCCCGCCCTATGCCAACGGCAACATCCATATCGGCCATGCGCTGAACAAGATCCTGAAGGATGTGATCACCCGTTCCTTCCAGATGCGCGGTTACGATTCCAACTACGTGCCGGGCTGGGACTGCCACGGCCTGCCGATCGAATGGAAGATCGAGGAAGCCTATCGCGCCAAGGGCCAGAACAAGGACGAGGTGCCGATCAACGAATTCCGCCAGGAATGCCGCGACTTCGCCCAGCACTGGATCGACGTGCAGACGGCGGAATTCAAGCGGCTCGGCATCGAGGGCGATTTTGAAAAGCCCTACACGACCATGGCGTTTCATGCCGAGGCGCGGATCGCCGGCGAACTCCTGAAGATCGCCAAATCCGGCCAGCTCTATCGCGGCTCCAAGCCGGTGATGTGGTCGGTGGTCGAGCGCACGGCGCTGGCCGAGGCGGAAGTCGAATATCACGAGGTCCAGTCGGACACGATCTGGGTGAAGTTTCCGGTGGTCGAGGCGAGTGTCAACGAAGCTCGCCGCCTCAACGACCCAGATAAGGCTTCCGAACGTTTGGCTCAGCTCAAGTCAGCTTTTGTCCTTATCTGGACTACCACTCCTTGGACGATACCCGGCAACCGTGCCATCAGTTATTCGCCAAACGTAGCGTATGGGCTTTACGAGGTCACGGCTGCAGAAAACGAGTATGGGCCGCAACAGGGAGAGCGCGTTGTTTTGGCAAATAGCCTTTATGAGGAGTGCGCAGCCAAAGCTAAAGTCAAGTTGGAGATGCTTACCCATCTCGAATCCGATGAAGTCGCGAGTATCACATGTGCTCATCCGCTCGCAGCTCTAGGCTACAATTTCGAAGTACCGTTGCTAGCTGGAAACCATGTCACCGACGATGCCGGTACGGGCTTTGTCCACACCGCCCCCGGCCATGGCCGCGAGGACTTTGACGCGTGGATGGATCGTGCCCGCGACCTCGAAGCGCGCGGCGTCTCGGCCAAGATCCCGTTCACGGTGGGAGACGATGGCTTCTACACCGACGAGGCTCCGGGCTTCGGTCCGTCGGCTGAAGGCGGGGCTGCCCGCGTCATGGACGACAACGGCAAGAAGGGCGATGCGAACGACCGCGTCATCAAGGCGCTGATCGCCGCCGATCGTCTGTTTGCCCGCGGCCGGATCAAGCACGACTATCCGCATTCCTGGCGCTCGAAAAAGCCGGTCATCTTCCGCAACACGCCGCAATGGTTCGTCTATATGGACAAGGACCTCGGCGATCAGACGACGCTGCGCTCCCGCGCGCTTTCGGCCATCGACGATACGCGCTTCGTGCCGGCCGCCGGCAAGAACCGTCTCAACGGTATGATCACGACCAAGCCCGACTGGGTGCTCTCGCGCCAGCGCGCCTGGGGCGTGCCGGTATGCCTGTTCGCGAACAAGGCCGGTGAGGTGCTGGTCGACGAGGCCGTCAACCGCCGCATCCTCGAGGCCTTCGAAAATGAAGGGGCGGACGCCTGGTTTGCCGAGGGCGCGCGCGAGCGTTTCCTTGGAAGCCGGGCGAATGAGGAATGGGAAATGGTCACCGACATTCTCGATGTCTGGTTCGACTCGGGCTCGACCCATTCCTTCGTCCTTGAAGACCGTCCGGACCTGAAATGGCCGGCCGATGTTTATCTCGAAGGCTCCGACCAGCATCGCGGCTGGTTCCAGTCCTCGCTTCTGGTCGGTTGCGCCACGCGCGGCCGCGCGCCCTACAACGCCGTCGTGACCCATGGCTTCACCATGGACGAGCAAGGCCGCAAACAGTCGAAATCGCTGGGCAATCAGGTGTTCCCGCAGGATGTGATGGCGAAATCCGGCGCCGATATCCTCCGGCTTTGGGTGATGACCACGGATTACTGGGAAGACCAGCGCCTCGGCGAAACGATCATCAAGACCAATGTCGACACCTATCGCAAGCTTCGCAATACGCTGCGCTGGATGCTCGGCACGCTTGCCCATGACGAGGGCGAGGAGATCGCGATCCCCGAGATGCCGGAGCTGGAGCGGTTGATGCTGCACCGGTTGGCCGAACTCGACCAGCTCGTGCGCAAGGGCTATGACGACTTCGAATTCAAGAAGATCGCCCGCGCGCTGACGGATTTCGCCAATATCGAGCTTTCGGCCTTCTACTTCGACGTCCGCAAGGATGCGCTCTACTGCGATGCGCCGTCCTCGCTGCGCCGCCGCTCGGCCCTCGTCGTCATCCGCAGGCTGTTCGACTGCCTGGTGACCTGGCTTGCGCCGATGCTGCCGTTCACCATGGAAGAGGCCTGGCTGTCGCGCAATCCGGAGGCCGTTTCTGTTCATCTGGAACAGTTCCCGACCGTGCCCGCCGACTGGAAGGACGAGGCGCTTGCGGCCAAGTGGCTGAAAGTCCGCGAGGTCCGCAAGGTCGTCACCGGCGCGCTGGAAGTCGAACGTCGGGACAAGCGGATCGGTTCATCGCTGGAAGCGGCTCCGGTCGTCTACGTCAACGACAAGACGCTTCTGGCCGCGCTGGATGACCGCGATTTCGAGGAGATCTGCATCACCTCGGCGATCACGGTGAAGGAAGGCGAGGGACCGGTAGAGGCTTTCCGCCTGCCCGACGTCGCCAATGTCGCCGTCGTGCCGGCGCTTGCCGAGGGCCGCAAATGCGCGCGCTCCTGGCGGATCACCGATGATGTCGGCTCGGATCCCGATTATCCGGATGTCTCCGCGCGCGATGCGGCGGCATTGCGGGAACTGGCCGGCAAGGCCTGA
- a CDS encoding heme ABC transporter ATP-binding protein: protein MITTSRISVALSGRPVLNDVSLEARAGELTAICGPNGSGKTTTLKAIAGDLKSESGKVAINGADIAALAPWQLAELRGVLPQASNLAFPFTVTEVLRMGLSGRSHRAGEADRQTIAKALKAVDLNGFEGRFYQELSGGEQQRVQLARVLCQIEAPVADGSPRWLLLDEPVASLDILHQLAIMRLAQSFCRAGGGVIAVMHDLNLTALFADRIVLMKDGSVAAAGTPKDVLTDDNLYAVFGARLVVNQAPTDGTTFVLPHSAL from the coding sequence ATGATCACCACCTCCCGGATCTCCGTGGCGCTTTCCGGCCGCCCGGTTCTCAACGACGTTTCGCTCGAGGCGCGCGCCGGTGAACTGACCGCCATTTGCGGCCCGAACGGCTCCGGCAAGACGACGACGCTGAAGGCGATTGCCGGCGATCTGAAATCCGAGAGCGGCAAGGTCGCCATCAATGGCGCGGATATCGCAGCGCTTGCGCCGTGGCAGCTTGCCGAATTGCGCGGCGTGCTGCCGCAGGCGTCCAATCTCGCCTTCCCCTTCACCGTGACCGAAGTGCTGCGCATGGGTCTTTCGGGCCGCAGCCACCGCGCGGGTGAAGCCGACCGGCAGACCATAGCAAAGGCCCTGAAGGCTGTCGATCTCAACGGCTTCGAGGGGCGTTTCTACCAGGAGCTTTCCGGCGGCGAGCAGCAGCGCGTCCAGCTTGCCCGCGTGCTCTGCCAGATCGAGGCGCCGGTCGCCGACGGCTCGCCGCGCTGGCTTCTCCTCGACGAGCCTGTGGCAAGCCTCGACATTCTCCACCAGCTGGCGATCATGCGCCTTGCACAGAGCTTCTGCCGCGCCGGCGGCGGCGTCATCGCCGTCATGCACGATCTCAACCTGACGGCGCTCTTCGCCGACCGGATCGTCCTGATGAAGGATGGAAGCGTCGCCGCAGCCGGTACGCCAAAGGATGTGCTGACCGACGACAATCTCTACGCCGTCTTCGGCGCACGGCTTGTCGTCAACCAAGCACCAACGGACGGCACAACCTTCGTCCTGCCGCACAGCGCACTGTGA
- a CDS encoding pseudouridine synthase has protein sequence MNQKDKFPKRGGKPSGKPAGKPASAKDAPKAQADERAPERIAKILARAGVASRRDAERMILDGRVKVNGKVLESPAVNVTLADKIEVDGEEIRGIERTRLWIYHKPAGLVTTNADPEGRTTVFEKLPKDLPRVISIGRLDINTEGLLLLTNDGGLARVLELPATGWLRRYRVRAHGRITQDDLDKLKDGIAVDGVLYGAIDATLDREQGSNVWITMGLREGKNREIKNVLGALGLEVSRLIRISYGPFQLGELAEGNVLEVRGRTLRDQLGPRLIEESGANFDAPIYHDGEAAVPKPAEAEAPKRGPRREKLDRQERAERGRDRLDTKRRGEEKPVRDVERNTRSANVWMAAGARPLGPKAKKKAEDKAREDARRDARKDSRRRGEGDSPRAARPAGSRPARGGGKPQGGKPGGGFVKGPRKPRAEGDAAAGGEKRFSGPKRPAGEGRPPRGEGRPAGGRPSGDKRAARPDNGKRGKPEGNNRPRGGAGGKGPRGNADRRR, from the coding sequence ATGAACCAGAAAGACAAATTCCCCAAACGCGGCGGAAAGCCTTCGGGCAAGCCTGCCGGCAAGCCGGCATCGGCCAAGGACGCGCCGAAGGCGCAGGCCGATGAACGCGCGCCGGAGCGTATCGCCAAGATCCTGGCGCGCGCCGGCGTCGCCTCCAGGCGCGATGCCGAGCGGATGATCCTCGACGGCCGCGTCAAGGTCAACGGCAAGGTGCTGGAAAGCCCGGCCGTGAACGTGACGCTTGCCGACAAGATCGAGGTCGATGGCGAGGAAATCCGCGGCATCGAGCGCACGCGGCTGTGGATCTATCACAAGCCCGCCGGCCTGGTGACGACCAATGCCGATCCGGAAGGCCGGACGACAGTGTTCGAGAAGCTGCCGAAGGACCTGCCGCGCGTCATCTCGATCGGCCGTCTCGACATCAACACCGAAGGCCTTCTTCTCCTGACGAATGACGGCGGGCTTGCGCGCGTGCTGGAACTGCCGGCCACAGGCTGGCTGCGCCGCTACCGCGTGCGCGCCCATGGGCGGATCACGCAGGACGACCTCGACAAGCTGAAGGACGGCATTGCCGTCGACGGCGTGCTCTACGGCGCGATTGACGCGACGCTGGATCGCGAGCAGGGATCGAATGTCTGGATCACCATGGGGCTGCGCGAGGGCAAGAACCGCGAGATCAAGAATGTGCTCGGCGCGCTCGGTCTCGAGGTCTCGCGCCTGATCCGCATCTCCTACGGGCCTTTCCAGTTGGGCGAGCTGGCCGAGGGCAATGTGCTGGAAGTGCGCGGACGCACGCTGCGCGACCAGTTGGGGCCGCGCCTGATCGAGGAATCCGGCGCCAATTTCGATGCGCCGATCTATCATGACGGCGAGGCCGCCGTGCCGAAGCCGGCTGAGGCCGAGGCGCCGAAGCGTGGCCCCCGCAGGGAAAAGCTTGACCGGCAGGAGCGCGCCGAGCGTGGCCGCGACCGGCTCGATACCAAGCGCAGGGGCGAGGAAAAGCCGGTGCGCGATGTCGAGCGCAATACCCGCTCCGCCAATGTCTGGATGGCCGCCGGTGCCCGTCCGCTCGGCCCCAAGGCGAAGAAGAAGGCCGAGGACAAGGCCCGTGAGGACGCCCGCCGCGACGCCCGCAAGGATTCACGCCGCCGGGGCGAGGGCGATAGCCCGCGCGCAGCACGCCCGGCTGGTTCAAGGCCGGCAAGAGGCGGCGGAAAACCGCAGGGCGGCAAGCCCGGCGGCGGTTTTGTCAAGGGGCCGCGCAAGCCGCGCGCCGAGGGTGATGCGGCGGCCGGAGGCGAAAAGCGTTTCTCCGGGCCGAAACGTCCGGCCGGCGAAGGCCGTCCGCCGCGCGGTGAAGGCCGTCCGGCAGGCGGGCGTCCTTCGGGCGACAAGCGCGCCGCACGTCCCGACAACGGCAAGCGCGGCAAGCCGGAGGGCAATAACCGGCCACGCGGTGGTGCAGGCGGCAAGGGGCCGAGGGGCAATGCGGATCGTCGGCGGTGA